The Ignavibacteria bacterium genomic sequence CGGCGTGCCGGACAATGTGGTTAGAAGGATCATCTACAATATGCTGATGGCAGTAAGAAAAATAAAACGCACAGGACAGAAATAAACCGCAAAGAACAGAAATACACCCCGGAAATTTTCCAGAGCCCCATCCGGACGAAGTACCCCAAATGAGCTGCAATAAAATAAACTTAATCCCCGCAAAATGTCAGAAAACTATCCCCTCTTCAATTGTTTCAAGCAGGTAAAGGTAGCTTTCATAACGTTCAACCGGAATCTTTTCTTCTTCTACTGCCTCAACGACGGCACAGCCGGGCTCGTGGTTATGCGTGCACGTGTTAAAACGGCAGTTGTCTATATAAGGCTTGAATTCTATGAAGTAGTGTCCGAGGTTTTCCTTTGTAATGCCGTATGGATCAATCTCCCTTATTCCCGGAGTATCAATTATGTATGTTTCAGGCTCAACACTTACCATTATGCTTGTAACTGTTGTATGCTTCCCTTTCTGTGTAAAAGAACTGGTCTCACCCGTCCTGAATTTTAAGGAGGGATACATTGTGTTAAGAAGCGACGACTTTCCTACACCCGAGTGCCCCCAGAAGATATTTTTCTTTCCTTTTAGCAGGCCCCTGATCTCATCGGTCCCCTCGCCCGTTACAGCACTGCTGGCAACTACATGGTAGCCCACGGTTTCGTATAGTTCTTTCCATGCTTCGGCCTCATAATCGTTGTCGAGATCCGTTTTATTTATTATGAGATAGATATTGAGGCCTGAACTTTCGCCTGCAACTATGAGCCTGTCGACCGCCTTATTGTTGAATTTAGGAATGCCGACGCTGCTTACGACGAAGAGATTATCCACGTTTGCCGCAATTACCTGCTCCAGCCTTTCTCCTCTGTAGCCTGCGCCTTTTATTTTAGGGGCTTTTCTGGAAAGATAATTATCACGTTCTTTTATCTTGTATACAACACCCGTTCCGTCGCTGTTTTCCTCAAACTCCACATTGTCACCCACAACAGCCAGGTTTACCTTGTAGAGCTTATCTTTCTTTAAGTTGTACTCATTCTTAAATTTTCCCTTTACAGCACACCTTATAATCTTACCGATTTCAGGAACAAGGACATAACAATCTTTGCTTTCTACCCTGGAAACTATGCCTTTAATAGATCCTCCCTGCTAAAAATTTAACTCTTTAATTGAAACTGTATTTTTTTTCTATCCAGTATTCCACCCTGCCGCCTTTATAGGTAACTGCCTCCCAGCGCGACTTATAGGCAGCCTTAACGACATTATTAAGATAATTGCTTGATTTTGTCGTATTGCTGCTAACCCTGTGCTCTTTTACCAGCCCGTCGGTGCCTATCCTTAGTATGAGGTCAATTTCGCCCTCGGCGTTATCACCCGGCTTTTCGGGCACTACTTCAAGAACCTGCCTTGGAATGAAAGGAAGCCTCGGAAGATCTCCCATTCCGCCTCCCCCAGGCTCATAGCCGCCAAAGCCTGTTGCAACAAAGACACCTTTTCCCACTCCTTCGGCATTTCCGTTTCCTCCCGAAAATTCCGTATTGCCCAGGCCTCTTTTATCGGGTGAAAGCCCGTCAATATTTAAGACGTCTTTACCTTCAGTGGAAGGGATTGGAACGTTTCCGGATCCCGCACCTTCTTCCTCGTTTGCCTGAATGTTTCCTGTGCCAGAGGCTGCGTCCCTTGTTATGGGCGGCATTTCAGGCGCTGTAGGTTCACTTTTAATCTGCCCTGTTTCTTCCTGAGAATTTGATATGGCAGAGACCACTTTGGGAATGCCCGTTACAGCTTCAGCCTTGCGGTTTTCCACCAGTTCCACTTCAACAGAAGAGATTTTCCCGAACTGAGGCCAGAGAACTTTATACAAGATTGCGGCTGCAATTAAAGCCGTATGAATTCCGAGGCTTAAAAATAAGCCCACGGAGGCTTCCCCTGCAAGATTTTTTAATTTTTTCAGCCGCATAATAAAATGTCTCCAGTTCAGGCAATAAACCCATAAGACATTTTAAAATAATGATTTTTTTTGGATTAAACGAGGGATGAATTTGGAAGGTGGATGAAAATTTCCACCTTCCTTAAAAAATCTCAGAGATTAGAATCTGTAGGATACTGAAAGGATCAGGTTGTGGCTGCGTATGTCCTGAAAAGTTCTTGAGACGTTTGACCCGTAGAATTCGTCTGTATAGTTGTCACCTATATCTTTCCACCATCCGTATGCATATGCAAGGTCAAAAGCGAAGGCTTCATCAGCCAGGAAGCCTAGGCCGCCCGTCAGGTATTTCCTGTCCCTTTCAGAGGGATCGTCTTTATAAGGAGAAGGGTTCATGATAAAGCCTCCCCTTAAGCGGAGATTGATATCGGGTATAGTATATTCGGCGCCGAGGTTATAGTTAAGAACTCCGCGGAAGTCCTCCTTAATAATTTTATTATTGGCACTGATTGTCCGGGCATCAAGGTCGCCGCCGCTCTTAAATTCCATCTGCGTAAAATCTATATACGTCACGTCCCCGCTTACGATAAGGCCTTTCAGGTTAACCGAAGCGCCGCCGGCCAGCTGATAAGGGGAGCTGATATCATACTCCGTCTTGCTTTCAAAGGGGGGGTCCAGTGTAAAGATATGAGAAGCAAAAGTACTGGTACCGTTAACAGTGTAGTCTTCCTTTATCGTGTATGAAGTAGGGAATTTTATGCTGGCGCCTATCCTTGTCATAGGGCTCAGCTGGTAGATAAAACCAACCTTTGCGTCCCAGCCCGAGATGTCCCAATTAAGAACGTCGTTTAAGTAAAATTCCTGAAAATCTGCCGTCCTGGGATCCAATGGATCCGTCTGGAAATTGGCCCCGTAAACGTTTCTCTTATCTGTTTCGTAATAATCCCTGGTTCTGTTGTACGAGCCTGTTACAATGTTCAGAGTTGCTCCTACAAATACATTTCTTGCAACTTCAACTGCCCCGGAGAAGGACCACTTTCCGATGCTCCCGCTTGAAAGTATGGTTCCATCCTGGTTGAGGTTCCCGTTTATAGGTGTAATGCCTGCCGTGTCTGTCAGGAAAAGATTATAGGACACGTCATTTGGGCCCTCGAGAGCCCGTATCATTGAGGTCGGGCCGTTATTAAATCCGTTAAAGTTTACAGCCCCGTTAAAATCCTTATCCCTGTTATATCCTACTGCAAAGACGAGGCTTCCGCGGATTGTAGGAAAAGGGAAAGCAAAACTGAACTGATTCAGATTTGTTGAACTGTTGGAGTAATCTGTTGTACTGCCAAAGAAAGTAGTATTGTTATTGAATTTTGAGAAATTAAGTCCGCCGGCAAATTCCATTCTTTTAAGCAGGCCGAAGCCGGCAGGGTTAAAGGATGCCGCAGAGTAATCGTCACTTAAGGACTGGTAGGCATTGCCCATACCGAGGGCTCTTGCTCCCGAACCGAGTCCGATGTCAGAAAGTCTTAGTGCATCGCTGGCATTCTGGGCATTAACTGTTGCTGTAAGAAAACCAAAAGCTAAAAAGAGTGCCAGACTTAAAGCTGTACGTTTCATTTATCTTCTCCCCGAATTGCTGGATCTGTTGCTGTCATTATTCCTTGATCTGGGTTGATCGTTTGAATTCCTGCTGCAATTATTATCCGAAGAGCTCCTGGTCTCAGTTTTGTTCTGTTCAGTGTTTGTCTGAACGCTTGAGTTTGAAGACGAGCTCCCGCTTCCGCCTGAAGATGAGGTACTTACCGTAGGCGATGTCAGCCTTGGTGTATCCGTACTCTGGCGTGTATCTCTTCCGCGGTCTCCGCTTTCATTACGGCTCCTGCCGTTATACTGCGTTGCCTGGCGGTCGTTGTTATTACGTGTTTTTGTAACCTCTCCCGGAGGAGTTACAGTGTACCACCAGGGTGTATTGTAATAGTGTCCATAATCGCCGTAATACTGTGTCGGATAATAATACTGTTCAGAATAATTTTCTTCCTCTGAATAATATCCGTTGTCGTATGCCGTGTCCTCATGAGCCTTGAACATTGAGAGGTGCTCACCGCTTTGCGTCATCTGCCTCTGTGGCTGCTGATCTGAATGGCAGCTGGCACAGTCGTCATAAAAATAAACTTTGCTGTTGTACGTGTAGCCGTTTTCATCCTTAGCCTGCACGTCAGGATGTTCGACCACAGTATAGCATCCGCTGAATACCGAAAGCGCTGCTGTAATCAGGACCGGTATATATATATTAAGTTTCATTCTTTACCTTCTTCTTCCGTTATCATTTCCGCCGCTGTTTCTTGACTGCGGAGGATTACTTCCTCTTGAACCACCGTCACCTCTGGACTGAGGAGGATTGTAGTTTCTGCTTCCATTGTCTCTGGACTCCCTGCGCGGAGGATTATACTGCTGCTGTGTTGGGGGATTATACTGTGGAGTATTGCTTCCCCCTCTCTGCTGGTCAGGCCAGTAATAGTTGTAATAATTGGATCTTTTTCTTTCAGAATTTCCTCTGTTATTGCCCTCGCGCCTCTGGCCCTGATTCCTGCTGCCTTCGTTTCTCGGGCGGTTATAGCTGCCGGAATTTGTTCTTTGCCTGTCGCGTCTGATCTGAGGGTCTCTCTGCTGCTGAGGCGTATTGCTGCTGCCTTTCCTGAGCGTACCCTGCTGCTGATCGCGTGTCCTTACGTCTCCTGTTCTTGTCCTTGAAACCTGATTCCTTGTAT encodes the following:
- the rsgA gene encoding ribosome small subunit-dependent GTPase A → MEFEENSDGTGVVYKIKERDNYLSRKAPKIKGAGYRGERLEQVIAANVDNLFVVSSVGIPKFNNKAVDRLIVAGESSGLNIYLIINKTDLDNDYEAEAWKELYETVGYHVVASSAVTGEGTDEIRGLLKGKKNIFWGHSGVGKSSLLNTMYPSLKFRTGETSSFTQKGKHTTVTSIMVSVEPETYIIDTPGIREIDPYGITKENLGHYFIEFKPYIDNCRFNTCTHNHEPGCAVVEAVEEEKIPVERYESYLYLLETIEEGIVF